The following are encoded together in the Pseudoalteromonas piscicida genome:
- a CDS encoding pepsin/retropepsin-like aspartic protease family protein, which produces MRAIILSALACTTVGCGITASTAPQSLTLPMKYTEKGHAYVMATLNHTVTHPMILDSAANVGILPVNLKAVLALPEDKLSKMDVQGASGSSELVLATLDHTSVGHFDAESLPYVFKDMTRLEVEGVLPGILGHGYMSQYCNVFDFKNNELSLYQGACPNSVTQGLKSESFKIDNNFIKLTASFNGERVDAVLDTGAPTNYINSHLANKLALTLGEEDISRGLNDQVTKKMAIESLCFSLGGKEIINTESHLSDMPVFEVLGYKDESFILLGLSNFNDDKLIIDYFENKVYF; this is translated from the coding sequence ATGAGAGCAATTATTTTATCAGCATTAGCATGTACCACCGTTGGCTGTGGGATCACCGCGTCAACCGCGCCACAATCGCTAACCTTACCGATGAAGTACACCGAGAAAGGTCATGCTTATGTGATGGCAACGCTTAACCATACGGTTACCCATCCTATGATCTTAGACAGTGCTGCGAATGTTGGTATTTTACCGGTAAATCTAAAAGCAGTACTTGCCTTGCCTGAAGATAAGCTAAGTAAAATGGACGTGCAAGGTGCAAGTGGCAGCTCAGAGCTAGTATTGGCAACGCTAGATCATACCAGCGTCGGTCATTTTGATGCAGAGTCGCTTCCTTATGTATTCAAAGATATGACCCGCTTAGAGGTGGAAGGTGTTTTGCCTGGAATTTTGGGGCATGGATACATGTCGCAATATTGTAATGTATTTGATTTTAAAAATAATGAGTTGAGTTTGTATCAAGGGGCTTGCCCAAATAGTGTGACACAAGGCTTGAAGAGTGAAAGTTTTAAAATAGATAACAATTTCATCAAGCTGACAGCAAGCTTTAATGGCGAGCGCGTTGACGCCGTGCTTGATACCGGCGCCCCAACCAACTACATCAACTCACACTTGGCAAATAAGTTGGCATTAACACTGGGTGAAGAAGATATCAGCCGAGGGTTGAACGACCAAGTGACTAAGAAAATGGCTATAGAATCACTATGCTTTAGTTTGGGTGGCAAGGAAATCATTAATACCGAAAGTCACTTATCGGATATGCCAGTGTTTGAGGTACTTGGATATAAAGACGAGTCATTTATTCTGCTGGGTTTAAGTAATTTCAACGACGATAAGCTAATTATCGACTACTTTGAGAACAAAGTTTACTTTTGA
- a CDS encoding S8 family serine peptidase, which translates to MKIKITYLATLLGLLHGTANAQQEYPLFPGDPLVNQQWHLKNTGQDAFSERGGIAGEDLNLSLTHALGIMGTGVTTAVIDGGVELTHPDLVGNVKPGSWDFLTNSPDLKPADSGDSHGTGVAGIIAASAFNGIGGRGVAPRAGLVGFNYLKNGNMENWLQSHGMYSDGFNKASFDFPRVFNQSYGRTLSSPQTFNYDFSPWLQTYEDAQEEITTTSHSGRGAIFVKSAGNGYQVQSFNASGLGPGYLWFSNRNHGLPMQNVNLERIDTSYWNLVVSAYNADGKRSSYSTVGSSVFVSAPGGEYGSTTPAIISTDISGCDWGKNPANPRNSLHGGHPLDPNCDYNATMNGTSSAAPNTTGAIALIMSANPALTWRDVRHILASTARKIDPDQPGVTLTFNNPAGEAQQYDAIPAWQTNAAGYNFHTFYGFGAIDVDAAVTMARFYNEDRGNFTITPWQRVNANVTIPDGSLAGAESSVQIDNDVTVEAVQIRVTGEHTSTRDVAIELISPSGTRSVLMTPRTGTISGRNGFNDMQMLSHHFYGEPAQGQWTIRLIDTQGEDEAFTFDPRNGAPDIQAVHRNNAQDGVLTSWQIRFIGHN; encoded by the coding sequence ATGAAAATAAAAATAACTTACCTAGCCACACTGCTAGGGTTACTACACGGCACAGCAAATGCCCAACAGGAATACCCTCTATTTCCCGGCGATCCACTCGTAAACCAGCAATGGCACTTGAAAAATACAGGGCAAGATGCGTTTTCTGAGCGTGGTGGTATTGCAGGAGAAGATCTTAATCTTAGCCTCACTCACGCCCTTGGAATTATGGGAACTGGCGTGACCACCGCAGTCATTGATGGTGGTGTCGAGCTTACTCACCCTGATCTCGTTGGCAACGTAAAACCCGGTTCATGGGATTTTCTCACTAACTCTCCTGATTTAAAACCAGCCGACAGTGGAGATAGCCACGGGACTGGTGTTGCAGGTATCATCGCTGCAAGCGCGTTTAACGGTATTGGTGGTCGCGGTGTAGCGCCAAGAGCCGGCCTAGTCGGTTTTAACTATCTTAAAAACGGTAACATGGAAAACTGGTTACAGTCTCACGGTATGTACTCTGACGGCTTCAACAAAGCTTCCTTTGATTTTCCTCGCGTTTTTAACCAAAGCTATGGCCGTACCCTTTCATCGCCTCAGACATTCAATTATGACTTTTCTCCTTGGTTACAGACCTATGAAGATGCTCAAGAAGAGATCACCACCACAAGCCACAGCGGCCGCGGTGCAATTTTCGTAAAATCCGCAGGTAATGGTTATCAAGTGCAAAGTTTTAACGCTAGCGGACTAGGTCCTGGCTATCTTTGGTTCTCCAACCGTAACCACGGTCTACCAATGCAAAACGTTAACTTGGAGCGTATCGATACCAGCTACTGGAACTTAGTAGTCTCCGCATATAATGCCGATGGTAAGCGTTCCTCATACTCAACAGTAGGCTCTAGTGTGTTCGTCAGTGCGCCGGGTGGCGAATATGGCTCAACAACACCTGCTATTATCTCAACCGATATTAGTGGCTGTGATTGGGGTAAAAACCCTGCGAACCCTCGCAATAGTTTACATGGCGGGCACCCGCTCGATCCAAACTGTGATTATAACGCGACAATGAATGGTACCTCTTCTGCGGCACCCAACACGACTGGTGCAATTGCGCTGATTATGTCTGCGAACCCCGCGTTAACGTGGCGCGATGTTAGACATATTTTAGCTTCAACAGCACGTAAAATTGACCCAGACCAGCCGGGCGTTACATTGACCTTTAACAATCCAGCTGGTGAGGCACAGCAGTATGATGCCATTCCTGCATGGCAAACTAATGCCGCGGGTTATAACTTCCATACCTTCTATGGCTTTGGCGCTATTGATGTTGATGCGGCAGTAACTATGGCTCGGTTCTATAATGAGGACAGAGGAAACTTCACTATCACACCTTGGCAGCGAGTTAATGCTAATGTCACCATTCCTGACGGAAGCCTCGCTGGTGCCGAAAGTTCGGTACAGATTGACAACGATGTCACCGTTGAAGCGGTGCAGATCCGTGTTACCGGTGAGCATACTAGTACCCGTGACGTTGCGATTGAACTCATTTCTCCATCAGGTACGCGCAGTGTCTTAATGACACCCAGAACAGGCACAATTTCAGGGCGTAACGGCTTTAACGATATGCAAATGCTATCACACCACTTTTATGGCGAACCTGCACAAGGTCAATGGACCATTCGCTTAATTGACACCCAAGGTGAAGATGAAGCATTTACCTTTGATCCGCGTAACGGAGCTCCAGATATTCAAGCGGTGCATAGAAATAACGCACAAGACGGTGTACTAACATCTTGGCAAATTCGTTTTATTGGTCATAACTAA
- a CDS encoding Zn-dependent hydrolase — MQVNLERLKSTLFALAEFGYNHEDKGIYRQGFSNEDFAARKWLMECAQSEGFVSRMDGAGNVIIEMTSPDIAAKPAVIIGSHLDSVPAGGMFDGTLGVIAGFECIRILKEHNVQLDRPIWVIGTSEEEGRFGGMIGAQALTGKLTPHQLLTSHDADGCMLSDAMRAQGLDPMDALNARLEPEQINSFFELHIEQGPVLDQKGIQIGVVEGISGVFKWMVKLIGKADHAGTAPMEMRSDAFMGLADFAYQLDRIIAEDGTDTTRITVGKAELKPGFAHTIAGEVDFTIVARDMDETVMENLEIACRKALSAIARKHHLMFEYEQVSWLSPMKCTPEMVRFISQQAEALSLNYQIMPSGAGHDSQFFSEVCPTGLIFIPSLNGVSHAPDEWSHWHDVEAGSNLLLQCVQKRAIETKE; from the coding sequence ATGCAAGTAAATTTAGAACGTCTTAAGTCTACCTTATTTGCGCTCGCGGAGTTCGGCTATAACCATGAAGATAAGGGAATTTATCGCCAAGGTTTTAGCAATGAGGATTTTGCAGCGCGTAAATGGCTGATGGAATGTGCTCAAAGCGAGGGGTTCGTGAGTCGTATGGATGGCGCTGGCAATGTGATTATTGAAATGACCAGTCCTGATATAGCAGCGAAACCTGCGGTGATCATCGGCTCCCATCTTGACAGTGTCCCCGCTGGTGGCATGTTTGACGGAACCTTGGGTGTGATTGCGGGATTTGAATGTATTCGTATCTTGAAAGAGCACAATGTGCAATTAGATAGGCCTATTTGGGTCATTGGCACCAGTGAAGAAGAAGGACGCTTTGGTGGCATGATAGGCGCTCAAGCGCTCACTGGAAAGTTAACGCCTCACCAATTGCTCACAAGTCATGATGCGGATGGGTGTATGCTGAGTGATGCGATGCGCGCACAAGGCTTAGACCCTATGGATGCACTGAATGCGAGACTGGAACCTGAGCAAATCAATAGTTTTTTTGAACTACATATAGAACAGGGACCAGTGCTTGATCAAAAAGGTATTCAGATTGGTGTAGTGGAAGGGATTTCTGGGGTATTTAAATGGATGGTTAAACTAATTGGGAAGGCTGATCATGCAGGTACCGCACCCATGGAGATGCGCAGCGACGCTTTTATGGGGCTAGCTGATTTTGCCTACCAGTTAGATCGAATTATTGCAGAGGACGGTACGGATACCACGAGGATCACCGTCGGTAAAGCAGAGTTAAAGCCAGGCTTCGCACATACGATTGCCGGCGAAGTGGATTTTACTATCGTCGCGCGTGATATGGACGAAACGGTGATGGAAAACCTCGAGATTGCTTGTCGTAAAGCGCTTTCAGCCATCGCTCGAAAACACCATTTAATGTTTGAATATGAGCAGGTGAGTTGGTTGTCTCCAATGAAGTGTACACCGGAGATGGTGCGATTTATTAGTCAACAGGCAGAGGCTTTGTCGCTGAATTATCAAATCATGCCAAGTGGTGCCGGTCACGATAGCCAGTTTTTTTCAGAAGTGTGTCCCACGGGGCTAATATTTATTCCATCCCTAAATGGCGTGAGCCATGCACCAGACGAATGGAGTCACTGGCATGATGTTGAAGCAGGGAGTAATTTGCTGCTGCAATGTGTTCAAAAAAGAGCAATAGAAACAAAAGAATAA
- a CDS encoding aspartate/ornithine carbamoyltransferase family protein, translating into MVSAQQVEFDRAQPDVYGDAHPKALLRAIQEDGDRLHCLENKHIISVDHLDRDVLIQLFRLAAKYESNPARFSSPLSGKILISAFYEPSTRTRLSFESAWHRLGGDIMSITDRSSTGIAKGESLQDVAEMFNNYGDCVVLRDTSVESIEEMIHSLRIPIINAGNGIDEHPTQAMSDLYTIFKWRPSLLLPDSEAFSPIKIGVIGVPSQMRTVRSLLKMFTHFPRIVDEIFLLYDESVEEAVSSEQLAQLEKAGVKVSIGHDLNAVLPELDVVYINSIAWVGESFETYGKSFKLSANSPLKPDAIVLHPLARGEELCTSLDATPHNWYFSQARGAVFLRQALLTCMVQRASTVMDVI; encoded by the coding sequence ATGGTAAGTGCGCAGCAAGTAGAGTTTGATCGAGCACAGCCGGATGTTTACGGGGATGCACATCCCAAAGCTTTACTCAGAGCGATACAAGAAGACGGTGATAGACTTCATTGTTTGGAGAATAAGCACATTATCAGTGTCGACCATCTTGACCGAGACGTGCTGATCCAGTTATTTCGCCTTGCAGCGAAGTATGAAAGCAATCCTGCAAGGTTCAGCTCGCCGCTTAGTGGCAAAATTTTGATCAGTGCGTTTTATGAACCGAGCACTCGCACCCGCCTGTCGTTTGAAAGTGCATGGCACCGCTTAGGGGGCGATATTATGTCGATTACCGATCGCTCCTCAACGGGCATTGCGAAAGGGGAGTCGCTGCAAGATGTCGCCGAGATGTTCAATAATTATGGCGATTGTGTCGTCTTACGTGACACCTCTGTGGAGTCTATTGAAGAGATGATCCACAGCCTCCGCATTCCAATTATCAACGCTGGTAATGGCATTGATGAGCACCCAACACAAGCGATGTCTGATCTCTACACTATCTTCAAATGGCGGCCGTCGTTATTACTCCCTGACAGCGAAGCCTTTAGCCCTATAAAAATTGGCGTGATTGGCGTGCCGAGCCAAATGCGTACGGTGCGTAGCCTGCTGAAAATGTTTACACATTTTCCGCGCATTGTGGACGAAATATTCCTGCTCTACGACGAGAGTGTCGAAGAAGCAGTGTCGAGCGAGCAATTAGCCCAGCTAGAGAAGGCTGGAGTCAAGGTATCCATTGGCCATGACCTGAACGCCGTTTTACCTGAGCTGGATGTAGTGTATATCAACTCAATTGCCTGGGTTGGTGAAAGTTTCGAAACCTATGGTAAGTCGTTTAAATTGAGCGCGAATTCCCCTCTTAAACCCGATGCGATAGTGCTTCATCCGCTGGCGCGAGGTGAAGAGCTGTGTACTAGCTTAGATGCCACACCACACAATTGGTATTTTAGTCAGGCACGTGGTGCCGTCTTTTTACGGCAAGCCTTGTTGACCTGTATGGTGCAACGCGCCAGTACTGTGATGGATGTGATTTAG
- a CDS encoding sodium:solute symporter family protein, whose protein sequence is MINASLALGLALAFALLWVFFGWWIGRRVQSHNEFALAGRSVGLAFACATAMATWVTSNTTLVAPQLTYQFGIWGMIGYACAAFGLLLFAPLSQRIKTLLPHGYTSGDFMRLRFGRFSWWIFLLISFVYAMSWLVSLGMAGGILLHTLSGLDYHLGMSIILLMCVVYTLFGGLKAVIATDFLQAIIILAGVVGIAIVVAMNVGLEPIHQKLSSDHPKLLDLLFPAAVMFLFNNIFFGLGEIFHSNVWWSRAFAFKGGVGKKAYFIAGLLWLPIPIVTGFIALAAPSLGLYPASADMVGPLVASQVLGYTGSIILFIVVFSALASSLDSLLAATSDLINQDIYLQYIKPKASDSERLKSAKWIIVMLGVVTWLLCLPKIATLGALLNFAGAFVASTIWPIVFGLYFSRMTGNSAGWAMLLGTLSGLIGYFYIGFYVAALISCAVSLLICVIAWRFSQQSFHWQALGAQTKVEDV, encoded by the coding sequence ATGATAAATGCTTCATTGGCGCTCGGTCTTGCACTGGCGTTTGCTTTGCTATGGGTATTTTTTGGCTGGTGGATTGGTAGGCGAGTACAGTCACATAATGAATTTGCGTTGGCTGGTAGAAGTGTCGGATTGGCCTTTGCCTGCGCTACCGCGATGGCAACTTGGGTGACCAGTAACACCACCTTAGTTGCGCCGCAGCTCACCTATCAGTTTGGTATTTGGGGCATGATAGGCTACGCCTGTGCCGCCTTCGGATTACTGCTATTTGCGCCGCTAAGCCAACGCATCAAAACTTTACTACCCCACGGTTATACCAGTGGCGACTTTATGCGTTTGCGGTTTGGGCGTTTCTCTTGGTGGATCTTTTTGCTGATCTCTTTCGTTTATGCCATGAGCTGGCTCGTCAGCTTGGGCATGGCGGGTGGCATTTTGCTACACACCCTAAGTGGCCTAGATTATCACCTTGGAATGTCGATTATTCTGTTGATGTGTGTGGTCTACACGCTCTTTGGCGGCCTAAAAGCGGTGATCGCTACGGACTTTCTACAGGCCATTATTATCTTGGCTGGCGTCGTCGGAATTGCCATTGTCGTGGCGATGAATGTTGGGCTTGAACCAATTCACCAAAAGCTCAGTAGTGACCACCCCAAACTACTCGACCTGCTGTTTCCCGCCGCTGTGATGTTTTTGTTCAACAATATCTTTTTTGGTTTAGGAGAAATCTTTCATAGCAATGTGTGGTGGTCAAGGGCGTTTGCATTTAAAGGTGGAGTGGGCAAAAAGGCGTATTTTATCGCAGGTCTACTGTGGCTACCGATCCCTATCGTAACAGGATTTATTGCACTGGCAGCACCAAGCTTAGGCTTGTATCCCGCTAGCGCCGATATGGTGGGACCCTTGGTTGCGAGTCAAGTGCTCGGCTACACCGGCTCGATCATTCTGTTCATTGTGGTGTTTTCAGCGCTGGCATCGAGCTTGGACTCCTTGCTTGCCGCAACGTCAGATCTCATCAATCAAGACATTTACCTGCAATACATCAAACCAAAAGCGAGCGATAGCGAGCGTTTAAAAAGTGCTAAGTGGATTATTGTCATGCTCGGCGTGGTGACTTGGCTCTTGTGTTTACCAAAAATCGCCACGTTGGGTGCCTTGTTGAACTTTGCTGGCGCCTTTGTCGCCAGCACCATTTGGCCTATCGTATTTGGTTTGTACTTTTCGCGTATGACGGGCAATAGCGCTGGCTGGGCTATGTTGCTTGGCACGCTATCAGGCTTGATTGGGTATTTTTACATTGGTTTTTATGTCGCCGCATTAATTTCTTGTGCGGTGTCGTTATTAATTTGTGTGATTGCTTGGCGTTTTAGCCAGCAATCATTCCATTGGCAAGCGTTGGGCGCACAAACAAAAGTGGAGGATGTATGA
- a CDS encoding YbaN family protein has translation MRKKIPLFNRCFWLHAAGIVFVGLGFVGMALPVMPTTIFFILALACFTRSSPKLENWLLTHPKFGPSLVAWRQYQVIPVKGKIGAVIGMSVGLLALGFSSAPVWVVWSVAITEAGVLSYILTRPSSIPVDTKHPHL, from the coding sequence ATGCGTAAGAAAATCCCCTTATTCAATCGCTGTTTTTGGCTGCATGCTGCTGGCATTGTCTTTGTTGGTCTTGGCTTCGTCGGTATGGCACTGCCTGTTATGCCTACCACCATCTTTTTTATTCTCGCCCTTGCTTGCTTTACCCGCTCTTCTCCCAAGTTAGAAAACTGGCTGCTCACCCACCCAAAATTTGGCCCGAGTCTGGTTGCATGGCGGCAATATCAGGTGATCCCCGTAAAAGGTAAGATTGGCGCTGTGATTGGCATGAGTGTTGGTTTACTGGCTTTGGGCTTTAGCAGCGCGCCTGTTTGGGTGGTATGGTCTGTCGCGATAACCGAAGCGGGGGTGCTCAGCTATATTCTTACGCGACCATCGTCCATTCCTGTAGACACAAAACACCCACACTTATAA
- a CDS encoding sensor histidine kinase produces MKLKTKFTLLVALCTFALLGSFYQLSKNSAERTFLAFNKQSAVTFGHALLDEDLVEEALIGNTFTSPEATLTFLASTFPEQLFIWRDANSTADVKILNPDLTVDYEQVKSGHQFSIHHPGVAAFVVQFNEAQYALSPHGELFWLPEVLLDRSFEKEALQQAMLDDFMLTLVILSIIAALLAWLGAWYFLSPLKQLKRSFKAIESGELDTRLALKRHDEVGEIISSFNNLAAWLQGLHQQYKQMNSDLSHELRTPLNGIRSRLEAMEDGVVPMDKSQLAVITQKLHNVNRIIDDLCLLSLTESKQLTLSPTRVNLSELLTSTLVRYQAQAEARGVVLDADIQSGVTVMLDAGRVRQIVVNLLDNAFKYGADGGVVTLHLSYQDNELIITVADRGQGMSPVQLDQVFERFYRVQASRHDTSSLGLGLPICRQLAELMGATLTASSVENQGARFSLRFSRLT; encoded by the coding sequence ATGAAGCTAAAAACCAAATTTACCTTACTTGTGGCGCTTTGCACCTTTGCGCTACTCGGGAGCTTTTATCAACTCTCTAAAAACTCAGCCGAGCGCACCTTTTTAGCGTTTAATAAGCAAAGCGCGGTGACGTTTGGGCACGCTCTGCTTGACGAAGATTTAGTGGAGGAAGCACTGATTGGCAACACCTTCACGAGCCCAGAAGCGACGCTAACGTTTTTAGCATCAACCTTTCCTGAGCAGCTATTTATTTGGCGAGATGCTAACTCAACAGCGGATGTAAAGATCCTCAACCCCGATCTCACCGTAGACTATGAGCAGGTCAAATCCGGTCATCAATTTTCTATCCATCATCCCGGTGTTGCGGCGTTTGTGGTGCAATTTAATGAGGCGCAATATGCGTTATCACCACATGGTGAGTTGTTTTGGTTACCTGAGGTATTGCTAGATAGGTCCTTTGAAAAGGAAGCGTTGCAGCAAGCTATGCTGGATGATTTTATGCTTACTTTGGTGATTTTATCGATTATTGCAGCCCTGCTTGCTTGGTTGGGGGCGTGGTACTTTTTGTCGCCACTTAAACAGCTTAAACGTAGCTTTAAGGCGATAGAGTCGGGAGAGTTAGACACCCGCTTAGCGCTAAAACGCCATGATGAAGTTGGTGAAATCATCAGTAGTTTCAATAATCTTGCGGCTTGGCTACAAGGTTTGCATCAGCAATATAAACAAATGAATTCCGACTTATCTCATGAGCTTAGAACACCACTTAACGGCATTCGTTCGCGCTTGGAGGCGATGGAAGACGGTGTAGTCCCTATGGATAAGTCTCAGTTAGCGGTGATCACCCAAAAACTTCACAACGTCAATCGCATTATCGACGACTTATGTTTGTTGTCATTAACCGAGTCAAAGCAGCTGACGTTGTCTCCAACACGAGTAAATCTCTCTGAGCTGTTAACATCGACCTTAGTGCGTTACCAAGCACAGGCCGAAGCGCGAGGAGTGGTATTGGACGCAGATATTCAATCGGGCGTGACCGTGATGCTTGATGCCGGAAGAGTCAGGCAGATAGTGGTGAACTTACTCGATAATGCGTTTAAATATGGTGCAGATGGTGGCGTTGTGACTTTGCACCTAAGTTACCAAGACAATGAACTGATTATTACGGTTGCCGATCGCGGCCAAGGTATGTCACCTGTTCAACTCGATCAGGTGTTTGAACGTTTTTACCGAGTACAAGCATCACGCCACGATACATCTAGTTTGGGGCTCGGCTTGCCAATTTGCCGTCAACTTGCCGAGTTGATGGGCGCGACATTAACCGCTAGCAGTGTTGAAAATCAAGGCGCACGCTTTTCACTTCGGTTTTCTCGACTAACTTGA
- a CDS encoding carboxymuconolactone decarboxylase family protein, producing MTDFTIHTVESAPQKGKPLLEKSQQAFGRIPNLHGVMAESPEHLHGYQVLHEAFLNSSFNNDEKTVVWQAINVEHECHYCVPAHSAIAKSMKVSDELVKALREQAPLGDEKLEVLRATTLEMLRERGKLSDAQTKAFFAAGYTKQNLLEIILALSQKVMSNYVNHIAHTPLDDAFKAFS from the coding sequence ATGACTGACTTTACAATCCATACCGTAGAATCTGCACCGCAAAAAGGTAAACCATTACTTGAGAAGTCCCAGCAGGCGTTTGGACGTATTCCGAACCTTCATGGTGTAATGGCGGAATCACCGGAGCACCTTCATGGCTATCAAGTGTTACATGAGGCTTTTTTAAATAGCTCGTTCAATAACGATGAAAAAACTGTGGTGTGGCAAGCGATTAATGTAGAACATGAATGTCACTACTGTGTGCCTGCTCACTCTGCCATCGCAAAATCAATGAAAGTAAGTGATGAATTGGTCAAAGCGCTGCGCGAGCAAGCACCGCTGGGCGATGAGAAGCTAGAAGTGCTGCGTGCCACTACACTTGAAATGCTGCGCGAACGTGGCAAGTTGAGCGATGCACAAACGAAAGCGTTTTTTGCCGCAGGTTATACTAAACAAAATCTGCTGGAAATTATCTTAGCGCTAAGTCAAAAGGTTATGAGTAACTATGTGAATCATATCGCGCATACTCCGCTGGATGATGCTTTTAAAGCGTTTAGCTGA